In one window of Posidoniimonas corsicana DNA:
- a CDS encoding efflux RND transporter permease subunit: MLTSLVRFCVKEASLVVLLAAGLIAFGWYSYRTVPIDAIPNIGENQVIVLTPWPGRSPKDIEDQVTYPLGVSLLAVPGAESVRGKSMFGYSFVQVTFKDSVDFYWARSRVSEQLTSAASQLPDGVTPQLGPDATGLGQVFYYVLVPPESGKSLAELRSLQDFVVKYELQAVEGVSEVASIGGYVRQYQIEVDPDKLRFHNVTLDRLMMAVKGSNVDVGAKTIESSGMEFIVRGKGFLGSGGDTSKAVRDIEQTVIEQRDGVPLRIEDVARVQLGPDFRRGALDYNGGEAVGGVVVMRYGENPRAVIDRVKERIEQIKPALGGVEIKAVYDRTGLIDETVGTLTTALREEIVITAVVILLFLLHIRSSFIVAATLPVAVLLSFVAMKVFGVSANIMSLAGIAIAIGTMVDMGIIVSENIYQHLADWERDGAPGGATRRTTLISEAAAEVAPAVVTAVTTTIVSFLPVFFLTGRDYKLFSPLAWTKTFAIASALAVAITLVPALCRLMLRSARFKPLASLAMAAAAAVLAGGLVLFVWADAIAGAYGLAPWASTAIGLLLGGLAGWQLTRERIRPVEESIVSRAIVGAYVPTLRLFLAHKFSFLLVPAAIIALGFGGWFGLPTVLRPLERFAESLGTRPNDLPGYVALKHTFTGLESDDWIALDEGSWFYMPTLYPAASFSQAMQVLQAQDYLIKQIPEVQDVLGKIGRVESALDPAPAAMIETYVMLKPKEEWRSGVTARDVWDDINAAATLPGVTPASPLQPIEGRVVMLQSGIKAPMAIRIYGDRLEELAEAAMSVAEHLRQSPYVNAGTVNPDIVLGKPYVEFTVDREAAARYGMTVEMVNSVVETALGGMNLIKTVEGRERYPVRLRYRRDLRERIDELARLPVVTHSGAVVPLEEIAKLETTWGPGAINSENARLVAHVAFASSGVAGDLESVAAVEQSLFDAQDLEEGDPNRLTLPAGYSLEAVGSFRNQIEANRRLVWLVPLVVLINLLIIYLQFRHWPITLAVFAGIPVAFAGGMIFLALYGTEMNTAVWVGFIALFGIAVDDGVVIATYLNQVFTRLKLASVEDIRVATIEAGKRRIRPCLMTTATTVLALGPVLLSTGRGADVARAMALPVFGGMVVELITLFVVPVVFCGYKEFKMQMGLADRHWEGVESAGSLQDLAPSV, from the coding sequence ATGCTCACTAGTCTCGTCAGGTTCTGTGTGAAAGAAGCGTCCCTGGTGGTGCTGCTGGCCGCCGGGCTCATCGCTTTCGGCTGGTACAGCTACCGGACCGTGCCGATCGACGCGATCCCCAACATCGGGGAGAACCAGGTCATTGTGCTCACGCCGTGGCCCGGCCGATCGCCCAAGGATATCGAAGACCAGGTCACGTACCCGCTGGGGGTGTCGCTCCTGGCGGTGCCGGGCGCCGAGAGCGTCCGCGGCAAGAGTATGTTTGGCTACTCGTTCGTGCAGGTCACGTTCAAGGACAGCGTCGACTTCTACTGGGCTCGGAGCCGCGTCTCGGAGCAGCTCACTTCCGCGGCCTCGCAGCTCCCGGACGGCGTGACGCCGCAGCTGGGGCCCGACGCGACCGGGCTCGGCCAGGTATTTTACTACGTGCTTGTGCCGCCAGAATCGGGCAAGAGCCTTGCCGAACTGCGCTCGCTGCAAGACTTCGTCGTCAAGTACGAGCTGCAGGCGGTGGAGGGGGTCAGCGAAGTCGCCTCGATCGGAGGCTACGTCCGGCAGTACCAGATCGAGGTCGACCCGGACAAGCTGCGATTCCACAACGTCACGCTCGACCGCCTGATGATGGCGGTGAAGGGGTCGAACGTCGACGTGGGCGCCAAGACGATCGAGTCTTCGGGCATGGAGTTTATTGTCCGCGGCAAGGGGTTCCTTGGGAGCGGCGGCGACACGTCGAAGGCGGTCCGCGACATTGAGCAGACGGTTATCGAGCAACGGGATGGCGTGCCGCTGCGGATCGAAGACGTCGCGCGCGTGCAACTCGGGCCCGACTTCCGCCGGGGCGCCCTTGACTACAACGGCGGCGAGGCGGTCGGCGGCGTGGTGGTGATGCGGTACGGCGAGAACCCGCGCGCGGTCATCGATCGCGTGAAGGAGCGGATTGAGCAGATCAAGCCGGCCCTCGGCGGCGTTGAGATCAAGGCGGTGTATGACCGCACCGGCTTGATCGACGAGACCGTCGGGACGCTCACCACGGCGTTGCGCGAAGAGATTGTCATCACCGCCGTGGTCATCCTGCTGTTCTTGCTCCACATCCGCAGCAGCTTCATAGTCGCCGCTACGCTGCCCGTGGCCGTGCTGCTTTCGTTCGTCGCGATGAAGGTCTTCGGAGTCAGCGCCAACATCATGTCGCTGGCAGGAATCGCGATCGCCATCGGAACGATGGTCGACATGGGGATCATTGTCTCGGAGAATATCTATCAGCACCTGGCTGACTGGGAGCGGGACGGCGCCCCGGGCGGCGCGACCCGACGCACGACGCTGATCTCCGAGGCGGCCGCGGAGGTGGCCCCGGCTGTGGTTACAGCCGTCACGACGACCATCGTCAGCTTCTTGCCGGTCTTCTTCCTGACCGGCCGCGACTACAAGCTGTTCAGCCCGCTGGCTTGGACCAAGACGTTCGCCATCGCGTCCGCACTGGCGGTCGCCATCACCCTGGTCCCTGCCTTGTGCCGGCTGATGCTGAGAAGCGCCAGGTTCAAGCCGCTGGCGAGCCTGGCCATGGCGGCGGCTGCCGCGGTGCTGGCAGGCGGGCTGGTGCTGTTTGTCTGGGCCGATGCAATCGCGGGCGCCTACGGTCTGGCCCCCTGGGCCTCGACGGCCATTGGCTTGCTGCTGGGCGGTTTGGCGGGCTGGCAGCTAACTAGGGAGCGTATCCGTCCGGTCGAAGAGAGCATCGTCAGCCGAGCGATCGTTGGCGCCTACGTGCCGACGCTCCGGCTCTTCCTCGCGCATAAGTTCTCGTTTCTGCTCGTCCCGGCGGCGATTATCGCGCTAGGGTTTGGCGGCTGGTTTGGCCTGCCGACCGTGCTAAGGCCGCTAGAACGATTCGCCGAGTCGCTCGGAACGCGGCCGAACGATCTTCCCGGGTATGTCGCCTTGAAGCACACCTTCACGGGGCTCGAGTCCGACGACTGGATCGCGCTCGATGAGGGGAGCTGGTTCTACATGCCAACGCTGTACCCGGCGGCGAGTTTCAGCCAGGCGATGCAGGTGCTCCAGGCTCAGGACTACCTGATCAAACAGATCCCCGAGGTACAGGACGTGCTCGGCAAGATCGGCCGCGTCGAGTCGGCGCTCGACCCCGCGCCCGCGGCAATGATTGAGACTTATGTCATGCTCAAGCCCAAGGAAGAGTGGCGCAGCGGGGTCACCGCACGAGACGTGTGGGACGACATCAACGCCGCGGCCACGCTGCCGGGCGTCACCCCGGCCAGCCCACTACAGCCAATCGAGGGTCGGGTGGTGATGCTGCAGAGCGGCATCAAAGCGCCGATGGCGATCCGCATTTACGGCGATCGGCTTGAGGAACTTGCCGAAGCGGCGATGTCGGTGGCGGAGCACCTGAGGCAGTCGCCCTACGTCAACGCCGGCACGGTCAACCCCGACATTGTGCTCGGGAAGCCCTACGTCGAATTCACCGTCGACCGCGAGGCCGCCGCTCGGTACGGGATGACGGTCGAGATGGTGAACAGCGTCGTTGAAACCGCGCTCGGCGGGATGAACCTGATCAAGACCGTCGAAGGACGCGAGCGCTACCCGGTGCGGCTGCGGTATCGGCGGGACCTCCGTGAACGGATTGACGAGCTAGCAAGGCTGCCGGTCGTTACCCACTCCGGCGCCGTTGTTCCCCTAGAGGAGATCGCCAAGCTCGAGACGACCTGGGGCCCCGGCGCGATCAACAGCGAGAACGCCCGGCTAGTCGCCCACGTCGCCTTCGCGAGCAGCGGCGTGGCGGGCGACCTGGAGTCGGTGGCGGCAGTTGAGCAGTCGTTGTTCGATGCACAGGACCTCGAGGAGGGAGACCCCAACCGGCTGACGTTGCCCGCGGGCTACTCGCTCGAAGCGGTCGGCAGCTTCCGCAACCAGATCGAAGCCAACCGTCGGCTCGTCTGGCTGGTCCCCCTGGTGGTGCTGATCAACCTGCTGATCATCTACCTGCAGTTCCGACACTGGCCGATCACGCTCGCCGTGTTCGCAGGCATCCCCGTGGCCTTTGCCGGGGGCATGATTTTTCTGGCCCTCTACGGCACGGAGATGAACACCGCGGTGTGGGTCGGCTTCATCGCGTTGTTCGGGATCGCCGTCGACGACGGCGTCGTGATTGCTACCTACCTGAATCAGGTCTTCACGCGGCTCAAGCTGGCAAGCGTCGAAGACATCCGCGTTGCGACGATTGAAGCCGGCAAGCGGCGCATCCGACCCTGCCTGATGACCACTGCTACGACGGTGCTCGCCCTCGGGCCGGTGCTGCTTTCGACCGGTCGCGGAGCGGACGTGGCGAGGGCCATGGCCCTGCCGGTGTTCGGCGGGATGGTCGTCGAGCTGATCACGCTGTTCGTCGTGCCGGTCGTCTTCTGCGGCTACAAAGAATTCAAGATGCAAATGGGGCTGGCGGACCGCCACTGGGAAGGCGTCGAGTCCGCCGGCTCACTTCAAGATTTGGCGCCGAGCGTCTAG